TGTTCAAACAGAAACACTATTTTAAAGCCTCTGCTTTCCCAAACACTCTGCACAGGCAGTCCTTATTCTAggtgaatgaaaataaataaataaaacaaaatgcccAACAGCTTTTGCCATGTGAAATAAGTAGAGCATATATTATTAAACTTTGAGGTACCAGTTGTACTCCAAAGCTCAACTGCAGGTCATTAAGGGCAAGTATCTTGTTAAGACAGGCCTGAGAAACTGCTCCTCAAAGCTGTCAACTGATATTAAGCTCTACTCAAGCCTCAACATCGCAACAGAGATCATCTCCCTCTCTCGCCATATAAATTGGCAGCTGTAACCAGGGACGTAAACAAGGGAAAGTTGTCACTGAAAGATTTTATAGTTTCACAGTACACTATTGCTCTGAAGTACACAATCGTCATTTCTCTATCTGGAACAGAAGtgcctttgaagaaaaaaaaaagaatattggaGCTATTTGCCTTCAAGATACCTTGTAAAACTACCCtctaattatatttttgcaGCATCTATTCCTAGCATGCATTTGGTATATTTCATTGTCATATCTGCAGACTATAAAATTTGGGTATTACTCTATCAACTGGGAAGGAGGATCGAAGACTCTTAAGGTTTTAGTTCGAAATTAGGTGAATTAAATAATAAGCATTAACCACATAATGACAGCTCTTCAGTGAACTGCAATGCATAAAATAAACTGGGATtccactttaatttttatttaaaatatctgtatcaCAAGACATACTTCTGATAGTTCACTTAATCTAAGCTACTAAGATAGCAAACCCCAAGTTTTTATTTGACGGGATATGGCAGAATTAGCACTCAAGATGGATGAGACACGTTGGCAATGCAGAATGGGAAAGTCTGAATGCTGACTGTTCATGCCGAACCCATTAGTACGCTACAGCAACAATCTCAGCTAGCATAGACAGCATAACCTATGTTCTTAGTTTGCATTCAGTAATATTACAGCTCTtgataaaacacatttctgatgGTCAAAACCTATTAAAAAGTATTCTAATATGACTGTAATTAGAGATAGACTTATCAGCTGTTACATTTTTCAACTGACATAATTCATCCATGACAAACCATATTTCTGTGAACAGCTGTTTAACATATTTTGACTATGTTAAAAGGAGATTGAGATATACTAACAATACCGTTTTCTGTATGGTTATCATTCGAAGTAACATGCAAATGTTTTACAGCagaaggcgggggggggagtcttaccatttgctttcttctggaCTATTTGAGGCCATATAGCTAAGGTGGCATAAATGATCATAAACCAGACAGTGACTAATGGCACAAAGTAGTAGAACTGGTAAGGTCGGTCCATCACTATGCACAGTACCACGACCAAGAAATTGAGACGAAATAAAACCTGGAAGGAGTCAgaggagagaagacagaggaTATATAAACTGGGAGGCAAAGCTGAGAGAGACGGGGGACATGTTTCTTTAGCACTATATGAAAATATCTACATATTTTACATCTCACATGCTGATTATATTTCAGTTGAAACACAGGTAAGTATCTTGGGAAACATCAATAATGCAATATAAGACTGCAGGCTGATTATGTAGTAGTGGACCTGTCCTATGCTGGCCTACTTGGGTAGAGATAGCAATGAAAATAGGGTAAAATAGAACTGACTCCAGGGTTGGGACTGAGTATTCCACTTGCTGGATGCTGTTAACGCCTCTCTGCTTTCACTCCCGTAGCACCCGGGCTAGCTCAGTCAAAGCTAGGGTAATGTCATTACCAGTGCTGGAGTTAGGCTGTAGTAATACGTTTAATAAGCACGATGACCTGAGTTACATGACAATATAACACTTAACAgcaattaaagattttttttaatttttttaatttttttaaaactgctacAGCACACACTGCAAAACCTGGGAGGGGAACCACAAAAATAGGTATGTTCTCCAGTACTGTTATGGtgtgaaaattcattttctttattaacaAATGTAGGCTACAATACACtgtctttggaaaagaaaacaactcatAGAATCAATATAGCTGACTagaaagtatttgttttgtccctgttttgcattttgatcTGAAAACTCAAACCCGTAACTGAAAAGGCTTTTGGACCAAGAAAAACaccagtttttaaattaaaaaacaaaccaaaacaaaccaaaacaaaaaaaacccaaaaccccaaaacctgcctatttgtttttcaaatgaagcaGATACATCTGATAAGTTTGTgacattttcatctgtttctaaaagaaaaacagtagagGGGTGTGGTATTTCCAACCATAGTCTATATATCAAATGGTTAAACGTACTGTTACACAGAACTCACTgtcccaacaaaaaaaccaacccaacaaaTTCTCAGttgagaatgaaagaaaaagtcataTACAATATTTGGTGATACTTTGCTATGTCTCGAAAGAGGTAACAAATACTACAGTGATGCCACTTGTTCGTGCATTAGTAATGTACTTCAATGCAAAAGAGTTGCATActtaataaaatagaaatgtgaaGAGTTTCTTTAATGGATCCAAAAGATCACTtatctgaaggaaagaaagatacCACATGCTTCGGGACACTATTAATGGCCCCAGCTAACCCACCGGAAAGTTTTTCATTTCACCATCAAGTGcggaaaaaatccaaaatgcatacaaaaattaaaacctttcaCAATTTAAGCAAGTGGAAATGACTTCAATTTAAATCAGAGACAAGACAACATTTGTTCCATCTACATGAAGACTTGCCGTGCTGGGAGCAAGGAAACCAATGTGCTGAATAACTTGCTGAATAATTACCTATATTCAtagaagaggacaaaaaaataaattctgtacaTAACTGACTCTTGGATTCACCAAACATTTATCTACTTGTATAAAGAAAACTCTAATAGAAATAtactaataatttaaaaaaaaaccaacacgTGGGAAAATATCAATGTGGAGCAGACTGATGTTGTAAGAACAAGGTAAGAGAAGCAAACTTAAGTATTTCCAATGGCTAATTGCCAATGGCTAAGTTCCAATGCCAACAGGGGAGAGCAGATGAGAGCATTCACACCACCTATCTATTCTCCATAGTAACTGGATGTCATGGTTTAtccccagtcggcaactaagcaccacacagctgcttgctcaccctcgCCCccacccctggtgggatgggggagagaatcgaagaaaaagtaaaaccccgtggattgagataaagacagtttaataggacagcagaggaagagaaaataataattataataatgataaaagaatgtacaaacaAGTGatgctcaccacccactgaccgatgcccagcccgtccccgagcagcgatcactgccccccagccaactccccccagttccTATACTGAGCctgacgccatatggtatggaatagccctttggccagttggggtcagctgtcctggctgtgccccctcccagcttcttgtgcccctggcagagcatgggaagctgaaaagtccttgaccagtgtaagcactgcttagcaacaactaaaccatcagtgtgttatcaacaatattctcatcctaaatccaaaacccagcactatgccagctactggaagaaaattaattctatcccagccgaaaccaggacactggaGAAAGGCTGTTCCAGAGGGTGATTCAGAACATCACAGCTATCCACGTAAACCTCTTACTCACCAGTGACTATAGAATAAATCTAGGAAGATTTAGCAAATAAATTTGTTGTAGATGATACTCTTTACTGCCTCTTTACTGCCCTCTTTACTGCCAGCCAGCCTGCCTGGTTCATTACTTATATATTGCTATATATTGTAAATTGCTACTGCAATGAAAACTCCATTGCTATatattggaaaatatttgtcttgGTATTTTAAAGGCTAcatacttacatttttaatattgcaagTATCATTTACATGCTATATGTTTGTATTAGATAAACACTACCAATTAAACAGGTCAGATTACATAGAAACAATAGCCATTTTTAATGTGCAAACCTTGGTTAAGTAATCTCATATTACATTATCTAGGGAGTACGGATATATTATGGATATTTTGTTATCTAAAtgaattttataaaaacagtaaGTAGATATTCTTACCTGACACACTCTGTATACACCAAAGTCCCCTTTTATCCAAAAATATGAGAAGTGTCCATAACCTGTTTGGAACAGATATGCAGCAACCAGAACTCGAATGTGCATGTACACAGGCAAAAACtgttgagaaaaataaagtaccTTTTATAAATGGCCACGCAAACgctttgattttcctttcttcccctgtattttatgctttttctgcATTGCAGTAAATCAGGTTTaactaagaaaagaaacattatgcTGCATTTCCCTGTTTCTTACTAAGCTCTTTTGTTGCCCTAACCTCTCTAATGTTAAAAAGAGTTTCTGCTATTTATTGCTCTACACTTTCCATATTCTGTAACCAGTTAAGAGAGAGTTAAGAAAGGATCTTTGAAAGCTTACCTTCAGCAGTTGCAGGTTCTGAACATAAAATTGAAGCATTgctagcaattaaaaataaactaacgTAATATTCTACATGGAGGAAACaagtatattttttcattgGCTAAGTAATGGATAAAACACTCTTATCAATGAAATCTACAATTAAATAGAGAGAAAAACTAATTCTGCTAATaccatttttaaaactacaggGACAGTAGCATGAGTTATTTATTCTATTCAACTTTAATATGCATTTGCACTATCTTTCTTTTGAAGTAACATACCCAAATTGCATTCCCACTTAAAAAACCAAGACATTCAAATCACTTACAGTGCTTGCTCCAGAGATATGATAAATCAAAATAACAAGTTGCATCCAGCCCTTCCATTCATCAGTCTGTTCTCTATTTAACACTTTAGTctaatgcaaaacaaaacaagagtgTTGCTATTCCAAAAAGTACAACGAACATCTacaaaatgaggagaaaaagttCAAAACAATAAACCACTTTATGGGTAAATAGGTCTCAATTGTAAAAGATTTCTGTCTAGTGGACACAGGTCTACCAGATTTTAACGTGCTCTACACTCTCTTGTATCTGAGCTATGCTCACTTCAAATTTGACTGAGTGACAATGGCTAAAAGCACTCATACCCATatgctttcaaaagcttttgtaTCTAATTCCATGCAAACGTTATATTGCTTGCGAGTGCATTTTTTGCAGATGAGTTATACTGACTTTGAAAATTTAACTTTCAATATTTAGCAATTAGTTATTTACACTCAAGCTGGGAAACAACGTTGTAAGTAGGATGTCAACATGATCATTACCTCTTTGGTATTTTCGGTATAAAATACCCCCAAAACCAAGATATAGACGATTGGTATGAAGAAAGATGAATGggtataaaatttattttccttcatgaaaAGATTTGCTCTGTCACATAGATAAAAATAGGTCATGATTAGACCAAGTTTGCAGAAGGAGTGTAAGAGCATCTCTAAAGTAGAAACATTAGGAGTGCTGATGGCAGGTTTCTTCTCCTCTCCACTTTCCAAATCAGTGCATGATTTGTTCTTCCGAAAATTATTCCGATGAATTAAATTGATAATTATATATCCAATAATGGACaaagtaaagaaacagaaagctaaCTTCTGTATCAGAGTGAGAGGAGGCtgaggctggcagcaggagccaTCAATGGGCTTCATTATCTTATTGCAGTAGACATTCATAAGAATCATTGCATTCTGTCAAAGAAATAGGCAGTTTTGTCAATTAATCTCtaataaaaaatttaacattttaatcGTAAGAAATTTTCGTCTAGGTCATGCATTGACATAAAACATTTGCAATTCTCCCTTCTCATTACACAGATAAAAGTTCACAGTACCCCTATATACCTAGTTCCATTCAACAGTACAGTCAAAACATCTCTTTCAAACAAGAAACCCTTGAGCTTCTTGAGGTAAGCAAAAAGAGCTAATCCTAATCCTTACAACAGAAGGGTTCTCTCTACTGGCTGTAAAAGGAGCTATAAAGAGCTAAATGGactataaatgaaaaacagctcACAAACTTGGGTCCTAAAGGGGCACGGTAATGAAAGTCTCTAAAACATGACAATGAGACTGAAACCATGGTGAGATGATATTCAGTTCATCTAATACTTGAAAGCAACTGAAACCTGCAAAGGAGTGGAACTAAAAGTGACACGGTGGGAGAACTCAGTCACAAGAAGGGCAGACTTACAAAACTCTGAGGGGCTCActgtatgcacatatatatctatatatataggTAGGTcaaagataaaataagaaataaagtcAGTGGCACTCCATGCAACCAGGAAGGTGTATATTGTGTGTCTTCTTATCCTTTTCATACTCCTTACTAAACAAAATTATATGGGcacatagaaaaaaatttaagactTATTTTTTAGCACTGCTTACAAATCATTATCACTCTAACTCATTCATGCAGATAAAGGCATGAACTCTGCGCTCCGGATCGAAAAGATCTAGTGGATTAAAAATAGCTACGCACTAATGTGTTTGCTATTATGTTGTTTAAACATCCTATATAACTGACTGCCCTCCCACCTATTGAGATCTTCTGAACAAAATTTCCTGAAGAATGTGCAGGTTCTCATTACATTCATTTTGTTTGCCATTTCAGAACATTTACTTAAAATCTTGTTTTactattattactttttaatgttgACCAGTGATAAAAACACTTACTGTATCTCTGCTTGATTCAGGGAGATGCAGGCCATCTGCAGACTTCATGATAGTTTCTTGTGCTATTAATTTTGATACACTGAACACTTTAACTTTAGCTTTGGAATTTCGGGAGCTGCTGTTCAGAATACGAACAGCTGCTTCATTGTAAGCATCTATTTTCTCATTAGTGATCATTTTCCGACTTTCACTCAGCATGTCTTCATAAACAGGGTCTGAATTTGAAAGGACAAAGAATGGGCGCATTAATCTTCTATTGACAAATACTTACCTCAAGTTGTACAGGCTACTTGCATTTAGGTAGTCACAGAAAAAATGTACAATGAGGAACAAGTGACTGTTACAGTAACTAGAGTAGTAATAAGAGTTGTTTATGATTAAATGTTCTTATCTCCATTACCCAGTCATGCATATGTACTTACAGATTAGAAAGCTTTAGCCAGACATAAATGCCTGTTTAATTTCCCCAAAGCCATGAAGAGCATATAATGCTGGAGTGCAGAGCTGCTCATGCCTTCTCTCAGTAATGGAATCCCCCAAGGAAAGACCCCAAAGCCAAGAGGACAGAAGATAGACAGCAGAATAGACACgtggaaacaaaaaatatctcAAACCCCCTAGTTACTGCAGAAGAAACCAGCTTCTCATTTCTCTAAGTCATAATCCATAAGCGTATTCCACTTGCTCCTGCTGATTCCAGTTTAACTGATggcagaatttcagtttttcagaagaatgGAACACCACTTAATTGCCTGCAGGCTTCAGAAATTATGTGGAGCTTAACACAAAGCTATACAGGGTTCTAGATCAAAAGGTCAGCTGGAGATCAGTAAGTTGCTATGAAAAGCTACTGATGTTCATAACTCTGGTGAAACACACTCTATGAGCTGTAAGTCAATTTACTTTAGCTACCCCAATGCCCACTTTTGTACAATCAATGTCTAGACAACTCTATGTGTACAGACTGCTTTTCCTCTTACTTGTTCCATTAAAGAGCTCAGAGATGACTTAAATGGACTGGATCTTTATCAACAGAATGTTGGGAAATGTCTGACAGCTAACTGCTTCTGTTATAGATAAACATGATTTTGAAAGGAATGGGAGAAGATTAATCTGTTGATTCAGGTTAACCTCTAGAACCACCTTTGACAGGAACTTGGATGTGACTGTAAGGGTACAGCTGGGTATATTCCTATCAGGGCTCAAAATCTGCCTATGTTTCTAACTGAGGTGATGATAATCTAAAATGCTGTACTCTATGGCAGATAAACCAGGAACACGTTCTACCTATGAGCTCATTGTTCAGTGTTGGAAACATACCTCAGTTTcattgaagaaaagcaaaagaatggAAGCTTGCTGCCATACTAAAAATATCACAGACTCATACTGAACCATGATTTCTAGCTCCTAATCTTAACTCATCAGTGCTCAATGTACAGAAGCAAGTTTCATTCTAGAGACTTAAATCCTCTATATTCTCTAGAGTATGTCTATTCATTCTAGACACACAGAGAGGATGCACTTGTTGAACCTCTCCTATTAATTATGTaatctgaaaatttaatttaacacAAACACAGGAATACAGCTGTTTTATGGACTTGTGTTCTTGACTCCCAGGAGGCACATATGGAGCACAGCACAGGGAGAATAGACCTGACATATTGAGTCTGAGAGTAAGCTAACAAAGAATTAAGAGTTCAGAAGGCAAAAGATTTTCCTGAAAGAGCTGCAAAATCTCCACCACTAGTAACAGCTAGTTAGGTACCAGCTAGTTAAGGTTGTAAGAAAGGCCAGACTGGAATTTAACCAACACCCTTTTTACTCTGCAAGCAAGCAGTATGGACAAAGTTTTCCATATCCTACAAGATAATGATTCAACAGACAGTGACAGTACAAATTGTTACCTACTGTTCATTACTTTACCTTGTAAGACCCAGTAAACATCACTACTTTTTGCTAATTTTTCCAAGAGAGGCGCAATTGAAGTAATATTGATTTTATATTGTGTGAGGGCTTCCTTGCTGCCATTGTGAATCTTGATAGACCActggagaaataaagaaagaaattcagaacCTGTATGTCTGAGGAGCCTTAATTAACTGATGCATTGCTCCGTTAGTagctattt
Above is a genomic segment from Ciconia boyciana chromosome 2, ASM3463844v1, whole genome shotgun sequence containing:
- the CASD1 gene encoding N-acetylneuraminate (7)9-O-acetyltransferase isoform X2: MMHKYKNSEAKNCLIDKHVVFIGDSRIRQLFYSFIKLINPQVKEEGNKHGNIPFEDKSASIKVDFLWYPEVNGSMRQRIKSWTEGSVAKPHIIVAGAATWSIKIHNGSKEALTQYKINITSIAPLLEKLAKSSDVYWVLQDPVYEDMLSESRKMITNEKIDAYNEAAVRILNSSSRNSKAKVKVFSVSKLIAQETIMKSADGLHLPESSRDTNAMILMNVYCNKIMKPIDGSCCQPQPPLTLIQKLAFCFFTLSIIGYIIINLIHRNNFRKNKSCTDLESGEEKKPAISTPNVSTLEMLLHSFCKLGLIMTYFYLCDRANLFMKENKFYTHSSFFIPIVYILVLGVFYTENTKETKVLNREQTDEWKGWMQLVILIYHISGASTFLPVYMHIRVLVAAYLFQTGYGHFSYFWIKGDFGVYRVCQVLFRLNFLVVVLCIVMDRPYQFYYFVPLVTVWFMIIYATLAIWPQIVQKKANGNCLWHFGLLLKLICLLTCIYFLSYSQGAFEKIFSFWPLSKCFELNGNVYEWWFRWKLDRYVVFHGMLFAFIYLALQKHQMISEGKGDPLFSNRVSNVLLFISIVSFLTYSIWASSCKNKTECNELHPSVSVVQILAFILIRNIPGYVRSVYSSFFAWFGKISLELFICQYHIWLAADTKGILVLIPGYPMFNVLVSTFIFVCVAHEISQITNDLAQIVVPKDNSTLLKRLLCIAGFFSGLLFFAAMQDQSRH